A region of Faecalibacterium taiwanense DNA encodes the following proteins:
- the glpK gene encoding glycerol kinase GlpK produces the protein MSTKYVLALDQGTTSSRAILFDNEQNIIAVQQREFEQIYPQQGWVEHNPMEIWSTQYGVMNEVVAQSGVDAHDIAAIGITNQRETTILWEKATGRPIYNAIVWQCRRTAPLVDELLQQPGMADYIRENTGLMPDAYFSATKIKWILDNVPGARERAEAGEILFGTVDTWLVWKLTGGRVHVTDRTNASRTMLYNIRTLDWDDTLLKALDIPRCILPRVTDSSEVYGTTDLCGVQIPVAGIAGDQQAALFGQSCFGKGEAKNTYGTGCFLLMNTGDTICRSRNGLISTIAISLNGKVEYALEGSVFVGGAVIQWVRDGLRMIQESRDAEYYAQKVPDNGGIYIVPAFTGLGAPYWDMYARGAIVGITRGTTQNHIIRAAEESIAYQSADLVAAMEKDTGVPITSLKVDGGASRDQFLMQFQADILNKTVLRPAIRETTALGAAYLAGLATGVWKDRDEIRSLWHCNMTFAPQMDEAERTRLLSGWHKAVGRSCDWAEH, from the coding sequence ATGAGTACAAAATATGTTCTGGCGCTGGATCAGGGAACCACCAGCAGCCGTGCCATCCTGTTCGACAATGAGCAGAATATCATTGCGGTGCAGCAGCGCGAGTTTGAGCAGATCTATCCGCAGCAGGGCTGGGTGGAGCACAACCCCATGGAGATCTGGTCCACCCAGTATGGAGTCATGAACGAGGTGGTGGCCCAGAGCGGTGTCGATGCCCACGATATCGCCGCCATTGGCATCACCAACCAGCGGGAGACCACCATCCTGTGGGAAAAGGCCACCGGCCGCCCCATCTACAATGCCATCGTCTGGCAGTGCCGCCGCACGGCTCCGCTGGTGGATGAACTGCTGCAGCAGCCCGGCATGGCAGACTACATCCGGGAGAACACCGGCCTGATGCCCGATGCCTATTTCTCCGCAACGAAGATCAAGTGGATCCTGGACAATGTGCCCGGTGCGCGGGAGCGGGCCGAGGCAGGGGAGATCCTGTTCGGCACTGTGGACACATGGCTGGTCTGGAAGCTGACCGGCGGCAGAGTGCATGTCACCGACCGCACCAACGCCAGCCGCACCATGCTGTATAACATCCGCACGCTGGACTGGGACGACACCCTGCTCAAAGCGCTGGATATCCCGCGCTGCATCCTGCCCCGCGTGACGGATTCCAGCGAGGTCTACGGCACCACCGATCTGTGCGGTGTGCAGATCCCGGTGGCCGGCATTGCCGGTGACCAGCAGGCTGCGCTGTTCGGACAGAGCTGCTTTGGCAAGGGCGAGGCCAAGAACACCTACGGCACCGGCTGCTTTTTGCTGATGAACACCGGCGATACCATCTGCCGCAGCCGGAACGGCCTGATCTCTACCATCGCCATCAGCCTGAACGGTAAGGTGGAGTACGCGCTGGAGGGCAGCGTCTTTGTGGGCGGTGCCGTCATCCAGTGGGTGCGCGACGGCCTGCGCATGATCCAGGAGAGCCGCGATGCGGAATACTATGCCCAGAAGGTGCCGGATAACGGCGGCATTTACATCGTGCCGGCCTTTACTGGTCTGGGTGCACCGTACTGGGATATGTATGCCCGCGGTGCCATTGTGGGCATCACCCGCGGCACCACCCAGAACCACATCATCCGCGCGGCAGAGGAGTCCATTGCCTACCAGAGCGCAGACCTCGTGGCTGCTATGGAAAAGGACACCGGCGTGCCCATCACCTCGTTGAAGGTGGACGGCGGTGCATCCCGTGACCAGTTCCTGATGCAGTTCCAGGCCGATATCCTGAACAAGACCGTGCTGCGCCCGGCCATCCGGGAGACGACCGCTCTGGGCGCTGCCTATCTGGCGGGCCTTGCCACCGGTGTGTGGAAGGATCGGGACGAGATCCGCAGCCTGTGGCACTGCAATATGACCTTTGCCCCGCAGATGGACGAGGCTGAGCGCACCCGTCTGCTCTCCGGCTGGCACAAGGCTGTGGGCCGCAGCTGCGACTGGGCAGAGCATTGA
- a CDS encoding DUF1667 domain-containing protein: MSSIKEVICICCPCGCHLQVDPENDYNVTGNACPNGAAYGREELTHPTRIITSTVRAEGGLYPRCPVKTAQAVPKEKMTEVMAALDRVTLHAPVRTGQVVLADVCGTGVDVVATRNL, encoded by the coding sequence ATGAGCAGCATCAAAGAAGTCATTTGCATCTGCTGTCCCTGCGGCTGCCACTTGCAGGTGGACCCGGAAAATGATTATAATGTAACTGGAAACGCCTGCCCCAACGGTGCCGCCTACGGCAGGGAAGAGCTGACCCATCCCACTCGCATCATCACCAGCACGGTGCGGGCGGAGGGCGGGCTGTACCCGCGCTGCCCGGTAAAGACTGCGCAGGCTGTACCCAAAGAGAAGATGACAGAGGTCATGGCTGCGCTGGACCGCGTCACCCTGCACGCCCCCGTCCGCACCGGGCAGGTGGTGCTGGCAGATGTGTGCGGCACCGGCGTGGACGTTGTGGCGACGCGAAATCTGTGA
- a CDS encoding FAD-dependent oxidoreductase has protein sequence MIDLVIVGGGPAGLAAAYSAWQHGLRDILILERDNELGGILNQCIHNGFGLHRFGEQLTGPEYAGRCIELLRSTGVRVELGTMVLDVTPDKKIHCVSREKGYQILEARSIILCMGCRERTRGAIGIPGTRPAGIYTAGAAQRYVNMEGYLVGRRVLILGSGDIGLIMARRMTLEGAKVPACVEVMPYSGGLTRNIVQCLQDFDIPLYLSHTIVDIQGKARVEKATVAKVDENRRPIPGTEMEFDVDTILLSVGLIPENELTRQAGIPMDPHTKGAVVYENMETGIPGVFACGNVVHVHDLVDFVSGESDLAGASAAAYVLKGEASDAAALDLIPGNGVGYTVPQRVRPADVDRSVNISFRVRQNYGPSQITVTCGGRQLARFKRQRMAPGEMEHIALPKVLLEKADGPLTVAVEEVIAE, from the coding sequence ATGATTGATCTGGTCATCGTCGGCGGCGGCCCTGCAGGCCTTGCCGCAGCTTACAGCGCATGGCAGCATGGTCTGCGCGATATCCTTATCTTAGAGCGCGACAACGAGCTTGGCGGCATCCTGAACCAGTGCATCCACAACGGCTTCGGCCTGCACCGCTTTGGCGAGCAGCTCACCGGCCCGGAATACGCAGGCCGCTGCATTGAACTGCTGCGCTCCACCGGTGTCCGGGTGGAGCTGGGCACGATGGTGCTGGACGTCACCCCGGACAAAAAGATCCACTGCGTCAGCCGGGAAAAGGGCTATCAGATTTTGGAAGCCAGAAGCATCATCCTCTGCATGGGCTGCCGGGAGCGCACCCGCGGTGCCATTGGCATCCCGGGTACCCGCCCCGCAGGCATCTACACCGCCGGTGCGGCCCAGCGCTATGTCAACATGGAGGGCTATCTGGTAGGCAGGCGGGTGCTCATCCTCGGCAGCGGCGACATCGGCCTGATCATGGCCCGCCGCATGACGCTGGAAGGTGCCAAAGTACCGGCCTGCGTGGAGGTCATGCCGTATTCCGGCGGCCTGACCCGCAACATCGTGCAGTGCCTGCAGGACTTCGACATCCCCCTGTATCTGTCCCATACCATCGTGGATATTCAGGGCAAGGCCCGCGTGGAAAAGGCCACCGTTGCCAAGGTGGACGAAAACCGCCGCCCCATCCCGGGCACCGAGATGGAATTTGATGTGGACACCATCCTGCTCAGCGTCGGCCTGATCCCGGAAAATGAGCTGACCCGGCAGGCGGGCATCCCCATGGACCCCCACACCAAAGGCGCAGTGGTCTACGAGAATATGGAGACCGGCATCCCCGGCGTGTTCGCCTGCGGCAACGTGGTGCACGTGCATGATCTGGTGGACTTCGTTTCGGGCGAAAGCGACCTTGCCGGTGCTTCTGCGGCGGCCTATGTTTTGAAGGGCGAAGCCTCCGATGCCGCCGCACTCGATCTTATCCCGGGCAATGGCGTGGGCTACACCGTGCCGCAGCGGGTGCGCCCCGCTGATGTGGACAGGAGCGTGAACATCTCCTTCCGTGTGCGGCAGAACTACGGTCCCAGCCAGATCACCGTGACCTGCGGCGGCAGGCAGCTGGCCCGGTTCAAGCGCCAGCGCATGGCTCCCGGCGAGATGGAGCACATCGCACTTCCAAAAGTCCTGCTGGAAAAAGCAGACGGCCCGCTGACCGTTGCGGTAGAGGAGGTTATTGCAGAATGA
- a CDS encoding NAD(P)/FAD-dependent oxidoreductase has product MLDVAIIGCGVIGAAAAYELSHYPLQTAIFEAENDVADCTTKANSAILHAGYDPEPGTRMARLNVEGSALAKEICARLDVPYLQCGSLVLALSPEELPHLQKLYENGIANGVPGIRLLSAEETFAMEPNLAPTVVGALYAPSAAIVSPWEFALAMAEVAVRNGVELHRSCPVTRIEKTAGGWALTTPSGIVETRYIINAAGISAQAVHDMAAPHKFTIQPTRGEYYLLDKSEGSRVHHVIFQCPNENGKGVLVAPTVHGNLIVGPNADPVEGDDTACTAAGLAFVSAAARRSVPNIRFSESIRNFAGVRANVDTGDFVIGEAEGAPGFIDLAGMKSPGLSSAPAVAREAVKILEAHGDLPAPKADYRDGRTRVRFKELPPEEKARLIAKEPAYGRVICRCETITEGEILDALHEEIPATTIDGVKRRCGAGMGRCQGGFCGPRVLELISKTLGISPLDVLQDKAGTNVLLCETKQEGEHHD; this is encoded by the coding sequence ATGCTGGATGTAGCAATTATCGGCTGCGGTGTCATTGGTGCGGCAGCCGCCTATGAGCTGTCCCATTACCCGCTGCAGACCGCCATTTTCGAGGCTGAAAATGACGTGGCCGACTGCACCACCAAGGCCAACAGTGCCATTCTGCACGCTGGCTATGACCCCGAACCGGGCACCCGGATGGCGCGGCTCAACGTGGAGGGGTCCGCACTGGCCAAGGAGATCTGCGCCCGGCTGGATGTGCCGTACCTGCAGTGCGGCAGTCTGGTGCTGGCCCTCAGCCCGGAAGAGCTGCCCCACCTGCAGAAACTGTATGAGAACGGCATCGCCAACGGCGTGCCGGGCATCCGGCTGCTTTCCGCAGAGGAAACGTTTGCCATGGAACCGAATCTGGCCCCCACTGTCGTTGGCGCGCTGTATGCGCCCAGCGCCGCCATCGTCAGCCCGTGGGAGTTTGCGCTGGCAATGGCAGAAGTGGCTGTGCGCAACGGCGTGGAGCTGCACCGCAGCTGCCCTGTGACCCGCATCGAAAAGACCGCCGGCGGCTGGGCACTGACCACCCCCTCCGGAATTGTGGAAACGCGCTATATCATCAATGCGGCAGGCATCTCGGCGCAGGCCGTGCACGATATGGCCGCACCCCACAAATTTACCATCCAGCCCACCCGGGGCGAATACTACCTGCTGGATAAATCCGAGGGCAGCCGTGTGCACCACGTCATCTTCCAGTGCCCCAACGAAAACGGCAAGGGCGTTCTGGTGGCCCCCACCGTCCACGGCAACCTGATCGTCGGCCCGAACGCCGACCCCGTGGAAGGGGACGATACCGCCTGCACCGCCGCCGGGTTAGCCTTCGTCAGCGCCGCAGCGCGCCGCAGCGTGCCGAACATCCGCTTCAGCGAGTCCATCCGCAATTTTGCGGGTGTCCGTGCCAATGTGGACACGGGCGACTTCGTTATCGGCGAAGCAGAGGGCGCACCCGGCTTCATCGATCTGGCGGGCATGAAATCGCCCGGCCTTTCCAGTGCACCGGCCGTTGCCAGAGAAGCCGTCAAAATTCTGGAAGCTCACGGCGATCTGCCCGCCCCCAAGGCGGATTACAGGGATGGCCGCACCCGGGTGCGCTTCAAGGAGCTTCCGCCCGAAGAAAAAGCCCGGCTCATTGCAAAGGAACCCGCCTATGGCCGCGTGATCTGCCGCTGCGAGACGATCACCGAGGGCGAAATTCTGGACGCTCTGCACGAAGAGATCCCCGCCACCACCATTGACGGTGTCAAGCGCCGCTGCGGTGCCGGTATGGGCCGCTGTCAGGGCGGCTTTTGCGGGCCGCGGGTGCTGGAGCTGATCAGCAAAACGCTGGGCATCAGTCCGCTGGACGTGCTGCAGGATAAGGCCGGCACCAACGTCTTACTGTGCGAAACCAAGCAGGAGGGAGAGCACCATGATTGA
- a CDS encoding aminoacetone oxidase family FAD-binding enzyme produces MPNILILGGGAAGLTAALAAAQSAPAAQVIVLERNPKPGKKLLATGNGRCNLDNTGIAPELYFTADPAALRPLLDAVNTADPLRWFHALGLYTRTDEAGRVYPYSNQAADVLALLEHHLAQHHVQLRTGCTVRTLSQSRSGYAVQFETAEGSAETLRADAVICAMGGEAGPQFGTDGFGTRFAAQCGGRVEPLYPCLTALQCAKPRKALAGIRAKAAASLLDGTHVLACENGEVQFTDYGLSGICIMQLSGLLAPGRGPKAPAVELDLFPAVDETALASLFAAHAAQTAGGSAADFWLGLLNQKLGRTVWSAAGLQDSDAPAVLTAAQWQKLAHTAKHWRFEGLTPCSWKQAQTTGGGLALREVDQHFQFKGCPGLYFVGETLDCAGSCGGFNLHWAFGSGLVAGRSAAGHAAAGRALPKASAPAKSRKRLHR; encoded by the coding sequence ATGCCGAACATCCTCATTCTGGGCGGCGGTGCCGCCGGTCTTACAGCCGCGCTGGCGGCGGCACAAAGTGCCCCCGCTGCACAGGTCATTGTGCTGGAGCGCAACCCGAAGCCGGGCAAAAAGCTGCTTGCCACCGGCAATGGCCGCTGCAATCTGGATAACACCGGCATTGCACCGGAGCTGTATTTCACTGCCGACCCGGCAGCACTTCGTCCGCTGCTGGATGCCGTAAATACCGCCGACCCGCTGCGCTGGTTCCATGCGCTGGGGCTTTACACCCGCACCGACGAGGCGGGCCGGGTGTATCCGTACTCCAATCAGGCGGCGGACGTGCTGGCCCTGCTGGAGCATCACCTTGCGCAGCACCATGTGCAGCTGCGCACCGGCTGCACCGTGCGCACCCTGAGCCAGAGCCGCAGCGGCTACGCCGTGCAGTTCGAGACGGCAGAGGGCTCTGCCGAAACGCTGCGCGCCGATGCCGTCATCTGCGCCATGGGCGGCGAGGCAGGGCCGCAGTTCGGCACCGACGGCTTTGGCACCCGGTTCGCCGCCCAGTGCGGCGGCAGGGTGGAGCCGCTGTACCCCTGCCTGACCGCCCTGCAGTGCGCAAAGCCCCGCAAAGCGCTGGCTGGCATCCGTGCCAAGGCAGCAGCATCCCTGCTGGACGGTACCCATGTGCTTGCCTGCGAGAACGGCGAGGTACAGTTCACCGATTACGGCCTTTCCGGCATCTGCATCATGCAGCTGTCCGGCCTGCTGGCCCCGGGCCGCGGCCCCAAGGCTCCTGCTGTGGAGCTGGACCTCTTCCCGGCAGTGGACGAAACCGCACTTGCCAGCCTGTTTGCGGCCCACGCCGCCCAGACGGCAGGGGGCAGCGCCGCTGACTTCTGGCTGGGCCTGCTGAACCAGAAGCTGGGCCGTACTGTGTGGTCTGCCGCCGGGCTGCAGGACAGCGACGCGCCTGCCGTGCTCACCGCCGCACAGTGGCAGAAGCTGGCCCACACCGCCAAGCACTGGCGCTTTGAGGGGCTGACCCCCTGCAGCTGGAAGCAGGCCCAGACCACCGGCGGCGGGCTGGCCCTGCGGGAGGTGGATCAGCACTTCCAGTTCAAGGGCTGTCCGGGCCTTTACTTTGTGGGCGAAACGCTGGACTGCGCAGGCAGCTGCGGCGGTTTTAACCTGCACTGGGCGTTCGGCTCCGGCCTTGTGGCCGGGCGCAGCGCTGCAGGCCATGCTGCAGCAGGCCGTGCTCTGCCAAAAGCCTCCGCGCCCGCAAAGAGCAGGAAAAGGCTGCACAGGTAA
- a CDS encoding stage V sporulation T C-terminal domain-containing protein, with product MKATGIVRRIDELGRVVIPKEIRRTQRIRRGDPLEIFTTGDGEVIFKKYSPIGEMNAVAAQYTEVLSKSFALTALVADRDRILTVSGSGRRELADRSISQPLEKLMDGRRLYQSEGIAEKCILPCEGSPRAVLCAAPIIAAGDVTGVVALLTEDRTATPDAAQLKAVNVAAAFLARQMEE from the coding sequence ATGAAAGCAACAGGAATCGTGCGCCGCATCGACGAGCTGGGCCGGGTGGTGATCCCCAAGGAGATCCGCCGCACCCAGCGCATCCGCCGCGGCGACCCGCTGGAGATCTTCACCACAGGCGACGGCGAGGTGATCTTTAAAAAGTATTCGCCCATTGGCGAGATGAACGCAGTGGCGGCCCAGTATACCGAGGTGCTCAGCAAAAGCTTTGCGCTGACCGCACTGGTGGCCGACCGTGACCGCATCCTTACGGTGAGCGGCTCCGGCCGGCGGGAGCTGGCCGACCGCAGCATCAGCCAGCCGCTGGAAAAGCTGATGGATGGCCGCAGGTTGTACCAGAGCGAGGGCATTGCCGAAAAGTGCATCCTGCCCTGCGAAGGCTCGCCCCGAGCAGTGCTGTGTGCCGCACCCATCATTGCGGCAGGCGATGTGACCGGCGTGGTGGCCCTGCTGACCGAAGACCGCACGGCCACGCCGGATGCCGCCCAGCTCAAGGCCGTGAATGTGGCAGCGGCATTTCTGGCAAGGCAGATGGAAGAGTAA
- the hrcA gene encoding heat-inducible transcriptional repressor HrcA, with amino-acid sequence MTMDARKQRVLQAIVALYGLEGEPVGSSVLANYFDMAVSSATLRNEMAALTKLGLLEQPHTSAGRVPSAKGYRYYLDNLLTDDQPLDRVSRARVDAVFASLDHEPEKLAAGAAKALAAISGCTAAISTPCAEDLCIAHYEVVQVGRSAAAVLAVTTAGYVRTRVARVRTGLSRENAAALAALLNRNLTFVAPVDLSTRLLAELCSQIDPELVPVISAAAAILQDSVKPHVFLGGEQYLLDWPQLDGKVGDILTLLNDEEQAAGLIAPPAERSESVLLGEDLEPQIPGLCIVSDRYLVGGGLWGSIALIGPTRMPFQKLMPLLHYFADQLGEGMSGKRKDTPQAAVPRRTVIYKEDLE; translated from the coding sequence ATGACGATGGATGCACGCAAGCAGCGAGTCTTGCAGGCGATCGTGGCGCTGTATGGTCTCGAAGGCGAGCCCGTTGGCAGCAGCGTGCTGGCAAACTACTTTGACATGGCAGTTTCCAGCGCAACGCTTCGCAATGAGATGGCGGCGCTGACAAAGCTGGGTCTGCTGGAGCAGCCCCACACCAGCGCGGGCCGTGTGCCCAGTGCCAAGGGCTACCGTTACTACCTTGATAATCTGCTGACCGACGATCAGCCGCTGGATCGTGTGAGCCGCGCCCGTGTGGATGCGGTGTTCGCAAGCCTTGACCACGAGCCGGAAAAGCTGGCCGCAGGTGCCGCCAAGGCGCTGGCCGCCATCAGCGGCTGCACCGCCGCCATCAGCACCCCGTGTGCCGAGGATCTGTGCATCGCCCACTATGAAGTGGTTCAGGTGGGCCGCAGCGCAGCGGCTGTGCTGGCCGTTACCACGGCCGGTTACGTTCGTACCCGTGTGGCACGGGTGCGCACCGGTCTTTCCCGCGAGAATGCGGCAGCACTTGCCGCACTGCTCAACCGCAACCTTACCTTTGTAGCGCCGGTGGATCTTTCCACCCGGCTGCTGGCAGAGCTGTGCAGCCAGATCGACCCGGAGCTGGTGCCTGTCATCAGCGCGGCGGCTGCCATCCTGCAGGATTCCGTCAAGCCCCACGTATTTCTGGGCGGCGAGCAGTACCTGCTGGACTGGCCCCAGCTGGACGGCAAGGTGGGCGACATCCTCACACTGCTGAACGACGAGGAGCAGGCCGCTGGCCTGATCGCACCTCCGGCAGAACGCAGTGAGAGCGTGCTGCTGGGCGAGGATCTGGAACCGCAGATCCCGGGCCTGTGCATCGTGAGCGACCGGTATCTGGTGGGCGGAGGCCTGTGGGGCTCCATTGCATTGATCGGCCCCACCCGGATGCCCTTCCAGAAGCTGATGCCGCTGCTGCATTACTTTGCAGACCAGCTGGGCGAGGGCATGAGCGGCAAACGAAAAGACACCCCACAGGCTGCCGTACCCCGGCGGACTGTGATCTATAAGGAGGATCTGGAATGA
- a CDS encoding nucleotide exchange factor GrpE has product MSEEAKKTAPAQEAEQPETAPEEKAQQAAPEQEPAAEAADPKDDKKKDGGWFNKKARELEAVKAKLDAAEANAAQAKDQLLRMAAEYENYRKRSTREADQKFNDGISFAVNQIIPILDTLEMAANAPTTDENYKKGVTMTLDKAAKALDALHVEEIEALGKPFDPNFMNAVQQIPAPDGQESGTVITVYQKGYKLGDKIVRHATVVVAE; this is encoded by the coding sequence ATGAGCGAAGAAGCAAAAAAGACGGCTCCGGCTCAAGAAGCGGAGCAGCCCGAAACGGCTCCCGAGGAAAAGGCCCAGCAGGCAGCACCCGAACAGGAACCTGCTGCTGAAGCTGCCGACCCGAAGGATGACAAGAAGAAGGATGGCGGCTGGTTCAACAAGAAGGCCCGTGAGCTGGAAGCCGTAAAGGCAAAGCTGGACGCGGCCGAAGCCAACGCTGCACAGGCCAAAGACCAGCTGCTGCGCATGGCAGCGGAGTACGAGAACTACCGCAAGCGCTCCACTCGCGAAGCCGACCAGAAGTTCAACGATGGCATTTCCTTTGCGGTGAACCAGATCATTCCCATTCTGGATACGCTGGAGATGGCAGCAAATGCCCCCACCACCGACGAGAACTACAAAAAGGGCGTGACCATGACGCTGGACAAGGCCGCCAAGGCGCTGGATGCCCTCCATGTGGAGGAGATCGAGGCGCTGGGCAAGCCCTTTGACCCCAACTTCATGAACGCAGTGCAGCAGATCCCCGCCCCGGACGGACAGGAGAGCGGCACCGTCATCACGGTCTACCAGAAGGGCTACAAGCTGGGCGATAAGATCGTCCGCCATGCGACCGTTGTAGTGGCCGAATAA
- the dnaK gene encoding molecular chaperone DnaK: MSKIIGIDLGTTNSCVAVMEGGEPVVIANSEGARTTPSVVGFTKTGDRLVGQVAKRQAITNPENTVASIKRFMGTDHKVTLNGKEYTPQQVSAMILQKLKADAEAYLGEPVTEAVITVPAYFNDSQRQATKDAGTIAGLNVKRIINEPTAASLAYGIDKEEDQKIMVYDLGGGTFDVSIIEMGDGVTEVLATNGDTHLGGDDFDERIINWMADAFQTENGIDLRKDKMAAQRLKEAAEKAKIELSSAMSSQINLPFITADATGPKHLDMTLTRAKFNELTADLVDRTMGPVRKALQDAGLRPSDLKKVLMVGGSTRIPAVYDAVKKELNCEPFKGINPDECVAVGAAIQGGVLQGDVKGLLLLDVTPLSLGIETLGGVCTKIIDRNTTIPTHKSQVFSTAADNQPSVEVNVLQGEREFARDNKSLGVFHLDGIAPAPRGVPQIEVTFDIDANGIVKVSAKDLGTGKEQNITITASTNMSKEDIDKAVKEAEQFAADDKKKREEVDIRNGADQMVFQTEKMLKENGDKLPADVKSEAESKLADLKTAVQSGNVDDIKAKQEALSQVFEKMYQAAAAAQQAAGAQPGPDAGANNQQKPGDDGVVDADFKEV, from the coding sequence ATGAGTAAGATCATTGGTATCGATCTTGGTACTACCAACAGCTGCGTGGCTGTCATGGAGGGCGGCGAGCCCGTTGTTATCGCAAACTCTGAGGGTGCACGCACCACCCCGTCTGTGGTCGGCTTTACCAAGACCGGCGATCGTCTGGTGGGTCAGGTCGCAAAGCGTCAGGCCATCACCAACCCCGAGAACACCGTCGCTTCCATCAAGCGCTTCATGGGCACCGACCACAAGGTGACCCTGAATGGCAAGGAGTACACTCCCCAGCAGGTCAGCGCTATGATCCTGCAGAAGCTGAAGGCTGATGCCGAGGCTTATCTGGGCGAGCCTGTTACCGAGGCTGTCATTACCGTTCCTGCATACTTCAACGACAGCCAGCGTCAGGCTACCAAGGACGCAGGCACCATTGCAGGCCTGAACGTCAAGCGTATCATCAACGAGCCTACTGCCGCTTCTCTGGCATATGGCATCGATAAGGAAGAAGACCAGAAGATCATGGTCTACGATCTGGGCGGCGGCACCTTCGATGTGTCCATCATCGAGATGGGCGACGGCGTTACCGAAGTTCTGGCCACCAACGGTGATACCCATCTGGGCGGCGATGACTTCGATGAGCGCATCATCAACTGGATGGCAGATGCCTTCCAGACCGAGAACGGCATCGACCTGCGTAAGGACAAGATGGCCGCGCAGCGTTTGAAGGAAGCTGCTGAGAAGGCAAAGATCGAGCTGTCCAGCGCAATGAGCAGCCAGATCAACCTGCCCTTCATCACTGCCGATGCTACCGGCCCCAAGCACTTGGATATGACCCTGACCCGCGCAAAGTTCAACGAGCTGACCGCGGATCTGGTCGATCGCACCATGGGCCCCGTCCGCAAGGCTCTGCAGGATGCAGGCCTGCGTCCCTCTGACCTGAAGAAGGTCCTGATGGTCGGTGGTTCCACCCGTATCCCCGCTGTCTACGATGCAGTCAAGAAGGAACTGAACTGCGAGCCCTTCAAGGGCATCAATCCCGATGAGTGCGTGGCTGTGGGCGCTGCTATTCAGGGCGGCGTGCTGCAGGGCGATGTCAAGGGTCTGCTGCTGCTGGATGTCACCCCGCTGAGCTTGGGCATTGAAACTCTGGGCGGCGTGTGCACCAAGATCATCGACCGCAATACCACCATCCCCACCCACAAGAGTCAGGTGTTCTCCACCGCTGCAGACAACCAGCCCTCTGTTGAGGTCAACGTTCTGCAGGGCGAGCGTGAGTTCGCACGCGACAACAAGAGCCTGGGTGTCTTCCATCTGGACGGCATCGCTCCGGCTCCCCGTGGTGTGCCTCAGATCGAAGTTACCTTCGATATCGATGCAAACGGCATCGTGAAGGTCAGCGCAAAAGATCTGGGTACCGGCAAGGAGCAGAACATCACCATTACCGCTTCCACCAACATGTCCAAGGAGGACATCGACAAGGCTGTGAAGGAAGCTGAGCAGTTTGCTGCCGACGATAAGAAGAAGCGTGAAGAGGTCGATATCCGCAACGGTGCCGACCAGATGGTGTTCCAGACCGAGAAGATGCTGAAGGAAAACGGCGACAAGCTGCCCGCCGACGTGAAGAGCGAGGCCGAGAGCAAGCTGGCCGATCTGAAGACCGCTGTTCAGTCCGGCAACGTGGACGACATCAAGGCAAAGCAGGAAGCCCTGAGCCAGGTGTTCGAGAAGATGTATCAGGCAGCCGCTGCCGCACAGCAGGCCGCCGGTGCACAGCCCGGCCCCGACGCAGGTGCAAACAACCAGCAGAAGCCGGGTGATGACGGCGTTGTGGATGCCGACTTCAAGGAAGTCTGA